The Bombyx mori chromosome 20, ASM3026992v2 genomic sequence TGGATAGAAAtggatttcttttcttttaattgGAATATGTTATTGCGGTCGAGATGACGATGTCAACCTGATGATGTGGACGATCGGATTTTTCACTtcctatttatatttaaagtcctttttttatttttttgggtaTTATTTTGGCAAGTTATTAAAAtgtatgatttaattttaatggtgCTTGCTGTGTTTCATATGTAAGCTGCCATCACTAATTTGAGCTTCAAATTCATTTTAGAAAGTTTTATAGTAAATCAATGAGAAATCTCAGTGTTCGCTCCTATTAGCAGTATTATTAAAGCAAAATTATTCCAGGACGTTCCGCACGGGAAGAAAAGAACAACATTGAAACCTCCAGTCTACACGCACATGCCATCTTACAAGCCTGAAACTACGACTTTCATAATCGAACCGTTGAGGGAGTCCAAGTTAGAAGACGAGGTAACCATCAACAAGGAACTGCGGCAGTCGAAATCAGATAACAAGGGGTTATTCAAAGAATTCCTAAGAACGATGTTTAACGAGGAAGAAATCAAGCAATATGCTGATTTAATTGATGAAACGGAAATCGATAACGATAATATTGGTGTTAATGAAACAAAATCTGTGACAAAACTTGATTTTGAAACAAGTGAAGTGACCGAaacttatcaaaataaaattacccaaGAAATTCAAGTTAAAAGACTATCGAAGACAAATTTGATAAAACCAGTGGAAATTAGGAATACTGAAAATAAGAAAACTTCTAAAtcagataaaaatgaaaataaagatttaaaaatcacagacgaaaatattttaactttacTTTATTTGTCTGATGACGAAAAGAAAGAAATGGCAGAACGCACAGATAACGAAAGTGGCCTAGGTATAGCAACAGATCCATTTAAAGATTTAACGTTCAGAAGTAATTCCTCAAATGCAATTAATTCGATACATAAGGAcgaattttacgatttaattgcAGAAATTATTGATGAAACGGAGAAACGAACTAAAAGATgaatgcatatttaatttaataataaatattttgatttttttgagtttttta encodes the following:
- the LOC101742541 gene encoding uncharacterized protein LOC101742541; protein product: MASIEVFNKFQCGGSIIKSDLVITAASCLQLAWNNRFFRENPAFLAVRVGSTYYNGGGEVIPVLEVYFHPSYNPKNLRSNICLLRLQRRIKFRRRTKRVRKIDIDREDNPLPLNTDGVAVVGWGAKRASNIVVDPWENRLSFSVLDVYPMWDCKDVYSSQYVTKDNFCAGFLSKGGGACNHDVGGPGIVNGLLAGIISFGAPVCGASDAPTVFVKVGFYADWIDEIMSQDVPHGKKRTTLKPPVYTHMPSYKPETTTFIIEPLRESKLEDEVTINKELRQSKSDNKGLFKEFLRTMFNEEEIKQYADLIDETEIDNDNIGVNETKSVTKLDFETSEVTETYQNKITQEIQVKRLSKTNLIKPVEIRNTENKKTSKSDKNENKDLKITDENILTLLYLSDDEKKEMAERTDNESGLGIATDPFKDLTFRSNSSNAINSIHKDEFYDLIAEIIDETEKRTKR